TTAAGGACGAATCGTTCAAATCCGATCAGATCAAGCTTGGTTGGAAAATCTCGACTGCGATATGAGGTTGGTGAGACTTGAATTGACTTCCAAATGGAACAACTTTCACTTTATAGCTTTATAGTATATGTTTTCACTTAATATAACGACTAGGCCTAACCCCATTTGGGATTTGTGAAATCCAATTGAAGTTGAAAGAGAATCGGACAAATCAACATAATATACACCTGTGATAGAgcatgataaaaatatattgctTCCCTTTAAAAGGGAGAAAAATATTGTTTGGGggactgaaaaaaaaaaaaaaaaaaatgcatagcTTGGAAATAGTTGCAACTTAAGTTTCCAAATCAAATTGGTTTTGAAGATGCATGAGAGTGAATTTATTATACAGATAATGATGTGGAAAGGGAAAAttgtttatagttttaattatattagttttataaaattatagaaggaaaaaaaatttcttttcttttcttttcgatttttgaaataaaaaatccatgCTAGGGAGACTAATATTTTGCACAATTCTAGAGAGTAATTGTATGTAAAATAGAGTAGCAGAAACAAATGTAATGTCTGAATCAAGAGCAATTGTATGCAAATATAATTAAGTTCGCAGATAAGTTATTCAAATGATAGCTCTTAGAACAAGTTGTGGGGTATGATGTCAAATGCAAAAAAAGATTTAGCCTACTGTTGCCAAAtactaaatgattttcaaataaagtgGTCAAAACTTGATTCGACAAGTGGTATCACAATTAAAGGTCATGTGAGCATCATAGGAATTATTGGGGTGCAATAATATCACTCTTAAGCTCAAAAATGGGTCAACTAAATCATGATTCTTAAAATAGATGTGTATAGTGTGATGGCATCAAAGAAGTCTTTCAAGCAACCTAGGGATTTGAGGTAGGTTGATGTTccataataaaatgaatatatatgaaagaattattgaaattttagttCTTATTCTAAGTTGTTTGTTTCAAGGATATTTTTTACATGATTTAAGTCTTCCAAGTAAATAGATCCAAGATAGATTAACATTTTCAAAGGGTAAACTTTTTGGAAAAGTAGAAGGTGATGGGATTTATGGGAGTGCAATAATGTATGGGAAGATTGTTTCCACCTTTCATTTGGCTTAGAAAATCTTTAAGGGTCCTAAAGAATGTTATGTAAATCAAAACGGGTATCATAAATCTAGGTGCATGAAGCTGTTATTTAATTTACACactttcaaatttataattttttaaaataaagtaaaataaaattcgtTGCCATTTGAAAGGTATTATAGCTACTTTCACATGCActttattcctttttctttttatcattacTAAAGCTATATGTCGGAGGTATAGAGTTACTTAGTTCCCAAGAAAACGAGTTAATAATGGAATAAATATAGACATTAGGATAAATGCTCTTTCTTCTAACCCAAGAAAAGAAAGCTTAGGTCTTCTAACTTTGAAAAAGTGAATATGAACGCTCAAAAGGACCATGGAACCCTCATTAGGATTAATTAGGTCTTTCTACAATTGCTCCATAGTGctttaatgataatttatttattttttaaatagtttagTTATGAATACTTGACCAATGTTTAGCCTATAATTCCACTTGGAAGCAATATGTCCTAGGAAATATAATTggacaatcattttcaaagaaaatactaagaaccaaggggagaagaaaaaaataagaaaggattATAGTcataattgaattataaaaactctaaaataaaatttaaaaataaataagtaatttaattaaagtaatacaaCACCTAAAGATaatcttcattatttaaaagaaaaaaaaaattcatgtggTAAGACTTTATCTATATGGTAccaaaatcaaatcaacaaTTTATCATTAACATGGTCTTGTATTGGAGAATAAATTCAATACGAACTATATTCCACaacctaaaaaaaatttctagcaACTTCAtgaaaatatcaacaaattgaattgattggttgaaggaaaataattgattttggaTTAATATCATTGAAGCAAGATTAGACAAACCAAGGTGCCTTTGCGTGGAATACCTTTGATTCTAATTAAGGAGTCTTGTGATAGTACAGGGTGAGAAGATCCCTTGGtttgaatgaaattttattttagtatttggctaaaattaattttcaatttctaaaaaatcaatattgttACATTCTATACAACatacatttcttaaaatttggtGTAATCTTTGGTTTTTGTGAACTTAATATATATGTTGAGGGCAAGTGTGGGCAGTCCCACTTGAAGTTAATTAAGAATCAGAACCATAGTATTGaccatggaattttttttataaaggttAAAGCCACTTGTTATAATACAAGGTGATAAcactgattttttttaaatattttaaaagaaattaaggaCTTTGGTTCaccaaaattcaataaaatttgttgtcaCATTCTATTACATACACATACCAATAATCAAGATATCCAACATAATGTTAAAAGATGAAATCGCAAAGCTGCTTCGTATAACTACATTATATTTTTGGCCATGATTCATTTaactataaataaaatctttctatcATATAAATAGATATAGGGTTCAAGATCATAAAATTTCAATGAATTTCACTTATTGAAAGATTAAGAATATAGACCTCTAGATGTTATATTTTGGTGGTTGGAAGAtttcttttatcaaaaacaaaaacatttaattattaattagataaaGAACCATGAAAATGTCTTCCCCATTGTAATAATCTTGTAACACTTTATTAAAAGCAAGAAATATATTACAACCATCAATTACTCCTAGAAGTAGAATATTCTCAAAAAAGagatcaaatattttgtttacctCTCTCTCAATGATTACGCCACTTGATTAACTAAGTAAAGAATCCGATAAAAGAAGCATCACATCTCTAAGGTAATATCAAAGACTTAGGAAGACATCTCATATAACTTTCATAgaactcttttttcttctttattaaagaTACCACTATCCTCGAATCTTCCTCTACTAGAATATTAGAGAGATCCTCAACTTTTGCTATTGTTTAGCCTTCCAATAAAGCTAAAGTCTCTTACTCAGTGGCTAGTTCTTCTCCAACATATTTCAAGAGGGTTAGTACTAGTGTTCCAACATGATTCATGGTATACACATAGGAGTTCGCTCAAATACCACAAAGTTGTCGACCAAGaggatgaagaaaaatagaataaattccACAATGACTTAAAGGTGCTTAGTCTAtcataaaaacttttctaattatatttctttttagtcCATAATAAGATAGTACTAGCAATGCACCAAATAACTTTATACATCTAGGAAAGCTTCCAAAGAATTGATCAAAAGTAGTTAGCATCTCCACCACACTTCTAGTTGGAACTCAATCAATCCCTATAAGTTTCAACATTCAATGCCATAATGTCAATACCGCATCGAGCAATGTAGACATAGATGATCCATTAATTCCCTTATCTTCTTATGCGTAATGCATCACTCTAAGTTGTGGTTCTTGTAAAGTCTCCTCTTCTATTGCAATTCTTTTGTATTAACCTTCTATTTACCACCTGCCATGTGAAGGGCTTGACTTTTGAATGAGTTTTAGATTTTTAGACAATTTGTAAGGGCAAAGAGATCATTCAAGTCGATGAGACCAAAAGagctttaattaaaaaagaatgaattgaAGTGGAGGATATCAAGGATCGAACCCTCTCATAAGgaaaagtgaatgaaaaataTGGATTGACTAAAATCAACATCAAaagagtaaattaattattctaTTTCATGGTCCAAAAGGCTTTGAAGGTTGGAAATGGCTgcttaattagtttgattagCTGATTAAGACCATATATATACTTGGGTTTACGGTCAAACTTTTAAGATAAACATTCAGAAGGTTCTTATAATTCAACTTTTGCGGGCTATAATGGGGACTTAGGGAAATATATCCCGAATAAAGCTAGTTTTCCGTGATTTAGAACAACAGCAGACACTTGGTCGAGAGAATCaaattttggctccaatcaagGCCATCAAGAAGCTTTTGTTAACCCCTGATGCATCACGTCTAACTACATCATCGAGACTGGTGTTGTTCATTTTGAAGTACTCTTCTTTGATTTTCGTCATATCAATTTCAGCCCGAGTCACAATTGCTCTTGTCAATGAATCTTCATCTCTAGTCCAGTACCCACCAGTGGAGGCTCTAATGACCTGATGATGGATCATGCAATAGAGAAAGATAATGCTCATGAGAAGCTTACATATTAAgctttaataaaagaaatacgAACTTTCATGGAAGAAGAAAGTCTTCCATTGGAATAGTTTCAGACCTTCTTGAACATCCAATGGCATGCATTAAAGCAACTTCAACAAACGTTTAGAAGTTGTTTATGTGCACACCTAAATTGACTCACAAATGGCAAAACCACATTAATCTTGCTGTGTTTGGTTTGCTGAGACAAAAAGGGGGAGAgaggagaaatttttttagccTAACAATAGTTTGGAACAAGACTAACAACTtggatttctatttttttcaggAACCAATACAACATCAAAGGTAAGATCCAAAGTTTTAGCCTAACTATTTTTCCATCACCTCAGCAAAATGTTTCTCTAGGGAAACAATGCACAAAATTACTCCTCGCAATATAGAGCCCAAATCACCATTTCCACTTCTATTAATGGCCtgtcaaaaatttataaaatctaatttttagtattaaaaaaaaaggaaaagaaaggaattaatCTACCTATTGATTGTCTAGAAGTCAAACCTGATCAATAGCAACTTCGTAGCCTTGCTTGTAGCACACAAAAGTTGCTCTAAGTTGAAAGAAATTCCTTGTTGTCAGTATCCACACAACATCATCATGATCTAATTGGTTCTTTTCAATGGCTTCATGTAGCTTAGCTGCCTCAGATTTTGCAAGATTAAAGTCCACCAATTCTCTATCATCCCTGTATGAGCTCACTAGACCCACTAGAAGCTGTGCATCACGCACAATACAAGTCAATCTAGGGAGTGAAAACGTATAATGCTAGAAGATTATAACAAtggtatatataaattataccaACCCATTTCCTCCCATATAAATAGTATCTGCTTTGTACTTAATGAATACACATGGTTTTAAAACATGTCTACACTAAGAGGAGTCTACTATATATTATAATCACCCTACCACCTTGGCAAACACAATGTCCTTGTTATGTCATTTGCACGAGTTTGTGAAGCCAAATAAATGGACATCCCTTGTAGAATCAGACAAACAAAGTCACACACCAGGATTAAGAGTCACCTTTGATATTAGTCCGTAACATGCTCCCATATACATATTGTTTGCTCTGGGTTTAATAAGTTATTGGagctttaaaacacatttatacCATTAAGAgaatttcaatttatatatatagcattGGGAACTTTTTCATACGTGGGAAATCACATAAATAGCACACATAATGGTCCTTGTATCATATGCATACCTCCTATGTATTAGGATTAAGCTTATTTTGACATGCTTTTCTGTTGATGAAAAGTCCTGAATTTGAAATGGTAAGCCCAATATTAATGATAAGTAATCATGGTGAAATGATACTGTCAAAGCTGTAACTTAAATTAGTTTGATATAATATTATTGACTCAAATTAATTAGTAGTCTAACATGATATATCACCTTTTGGAGAGAAGTTGAGATGTTGGATGTGATGTCTTCTTCCAGAGAGCATTCATATAAAGAGCAGTAAGCCTGCCTCACTGCCATTAGATGGTTCGGGGATGATGCACATGCTATCTCTACCAATACCTGCAActgatttattttcttcctcttccttgTCAAGGCATTGTTTGCCAATATCGCATCCCTTTCGGGGGCTTCATTCATCCACAAGATCATTGCTGTCTGTTATCAAACATTTATTATAtagttatgaataactcattcATCAATTCGTACATGACTAAGAACTATGTAAAAATTTGAACCATTTATAGGTCCATAACTATTGATAAGTTGTACCAATCTGGAGATCCAAGGGACAATAAGATTTGTCAGAGGGAAAGAAAACTAATCTATTTTTAAGAGCATTTCACTCTATTAGAATGATAGTCATAAATCTACCATATTATCTGACCAGCTCCATTCAAACTATTGATTAGACATGTAATTAGAACCATTAATTGCCATTCATATAGCTCATGTATATAACCAAAATCAAACATCCTCCATAAAATTAGGGCTAAGTTAAGAACACAAAGTACCTTGAGCACACCAGAAAGTTTAGATTGAAGATGATCGATGATGGACTCTTTATAAAGCTGTTGATAAGTGTCTTTGATCTGCTTCCTTTGGATTGCATTCCTGTGTCCCAATATCCATACTATCACTTTTTCATCCACTTCTCTCCCTACCCATATCCACAGAACCAAGAAAAAATTAACCAAGAGGATTTGAACTTCATACAATCATTACATTATGTTGATCTATATGCATCAAAAAACTGAACAGATAAATGAAggcagaagaaaagaaaaagaagaaagaccttgtAAAGCTAGACTAAGTCTCTCACTATCTTGGGCTGGAGAAGGAATTGAATCAGGCAGTCTAAGTGAAGCCATTCTCATGTTTTTGCTTTGGGAAAGCTAGAAACAGACTCAACTTTATATAGAAAAGATGCTATTGGGGGTCACCTTTAAGTCTTTGTTCTGACAACCTGGGTGCTTAAACTTTTTGTtccttctttttcaattttataattttgtaactTTATTCTTTTGCTAGACCCACTTAGAAGTCATATTTGAATAAATTCCAAACGTAACACTCCTTTAGTGAACAAGCAtcattcttatatatattacttCTTTTGAGATTTCAATActagaaaaaagaatatatctaaatgaaaatttgagttGAAAGAAGtaattttttccttcaaattagaTCAATCAAGAAGATAATCAAATCTAATTGAAAAGTAACTAGATTACATTGAGAAGTAATTTTGTTCATGCGCTTCCCACAAGATCATTATAAATCTTATTgattaagattaattttcatttgatgaaatgacttaaagtaaaagtGCTCCTTCCGTATGCAGTAGTCCAATccatatttcttttctaaatcctTTCTCAATTATTAGTATAGGTATTGATTTAATGCTACATTGACAAGTATAGATTGTCCGTCAATCATTGTCATGagataaaatattctcttaCAAAATATTAGTTGGCTACTTTCGTATATGGTAAGTTTCTTTGTTCCATATATAGGAGtgatatacattttttttccattgttgaGTAAGACCCAGTATTTGAAATATTAGTAAACATGGATATatcgatatttgaattttacagatatatcagaaatatcgatggatatttttaCACAAATATTGGTGAGacgaaaattattcaaaattgatGGGAATGCTTGAAAAACTTCAaggaatgataaaataagcaagaatacacatgttaaaattattttgtaagtgtaattgaaataaatatggtaaaaaaaaatatcgataaatatagatatattgatagatttAATACTCggattttaagaatataaaatatgaattttggaattgcaCACTTAGAAAGctagaattgagttaagaaatatttgcctttattaaatgaaaacaatctatatataaacataatacatatgacattaTAATAGTCCttaataccaaaatgaagatcaatgtgGTTTCatcatattgttagatgaagggaaTCCATCCTGTTAAAAACAATATTCATACTAGGACATGGAGTTTCGATAGTATTGATTGTAAGTACGAACATGTCATGCATAAATTTCTTGAGTCTTATCCACAACCTATCCATGGATGGGAAATCCAGGGTTTTCTCATGTGCTCATTTGAAACTCTTATTGTTGCATTTGATAGGGAAGGTAGTATGGCATTTGTGTAGAAGAAGGATAGTTATTTCTTTCATACTCTCCATCAATGGAACTTGAAAGATTTGGAGGAAGTTGACCATAACTCATTGCATAAGGGGCATAAATGTTGGCTTCATTTGACGAGTCATTGAATTGAGTCTCTATTCTCATTGACTCAAAATTGGCCGACAATGAGTCCTCGTTGTATAGCATCATCCTTCGTCGTCTTCCTTTATATGGCTTTCCAATGGCTCCAACACTTAGACCAACTCTTCTAGAGTCGTGGTCTTCATCTTGAGTATAGTGTGAAATCATCTTCATAAGTAAATGTCAATGGTTGTCCACTTTGCTGCTATTGTCTAACATCCCTTCCATCATTTCCAGGGTCACTACCATCATTGGTCTCCTCTCCTCTTGAACCATCATAACCGGAAGCAAAAGTACTAGCAGT
This DNA window, taken from Vitis riparia cultivar Riparia Gloire de Montpellier isolate 1030 chromosome 13, EGFV_Vit.rip_1.0, whole genome shotgun sequence, encodes the following:
- the LOC117929368 gene encoding annexin D3-like isoform X1 → MRMASLRLPDSIPSPAQDSERLSLALQGREVDEKVIVWILGHRNAIQRKQIKDTYQQLYKESIIDHLQSKLSGVLKTAMILWMNEAPERDAILANNALTRKRKKINQLQVLVEIACASSPNHLMAVRQAYCSLYECSLEEDITSNISTSLQKLLVGLVSSYRDDRELVDFNLAKSEAAKLHEAIEKNQLDHDDVVWILTTRNFFQLRATFVCYKQGYEVAIDQAINRSGNGDLGSILRGVILCIVSLEKHFAEVIRASTGGYWTRDEDSLTRAIVTRAEIDMTKIKEEYFKMNNTSLDDVVRRDASGVNKSFLMALIGAKI
- the LOC117929368 gene encoding annexin D3-like isoform X2; protein product: MRMASLRLPDSIPSPAQDSERLSLALQGREVDEKVIVWILGHRNAIQRKQIKDTYQQLYKESIIDHLQSKLSGVLKTAMILWMNEAPERDAILANNALTRKRKKINQLQVLVEIACASSPNHLMAVRQAYCSLYECSLEEDITSNISTSLQKLLVGLVSSYRDDRELVDFNLAKSEAAKLHEAIEKNQLDHDDVVWILTTRNFFQLRATFVCYKQGYEVAIDQAINRSGNGDLGSILRGVILCIVSLEKHFAEQTKHSKINVVLPFVSQFRCAHKQLLNVC